The Numida meleagris isolate 19003 breed g44 Domestic line chromosome 18, NumMel1.0, whole genome shotgun sequence genome segment ACCGATATAGCACAGCAGACAGCCTCAAAACAGAAAGCCTCACTGCTGTATCCTAAGAGCAACTGGAAGTTCTTGTTCTGATCCGACACCGACACCCTGGGGAGCCCTCACATCTGCCGGCCCACAAGCACCGCCGTGTCAGAGGCTCGGGGCCCTTCGGAACAggccctgccctccccaggcCTCAGGCCTGACCACGTGGCCCAACCAAGGCAGAACCCCTGTCGAGAGGGGGACAACAGAGAGGAGGCCCTGTCAGCACCCACAGCCGCCGAGGGCTCGGCCGCTCCTTCCCCTACTACCACAGAGCCAGAGGGAACGAGCGCCACCACAGCAAGCTGCTGGGGAACACGCGGACGGGCGGGCAGCCCAGCGGGGCACCTCGCCTCCGCACCCGGAGCACGGCGCGGGGCCTCGACCGGGACCGGGGCTAGGGCCGTACCCGCCACGGTGGCGGCCGGGGGCACGGGCTGCCCGGTGCCGTGGCGCAGTAGCTCCTTGCGCACCCCGCCGTCGCCGCTGATGTCCTGCAGGCCGCAGGCTCCCAGAGCGCCGCGGAAGCGGGAGGACAGCCCCAGCCCGGCACGCGCTTCACCGCCTCCGTCTGCGTCCATCGCCCGCCGCGCCTCGAGCCTGGCCCCACGCCAATCACCGCCCGCGCCGCGCACGGCCTCGGCCAATCACGCTCCGAGGAGGGCCTGCTTTCCGACTCGCCGCTAAAATGCCACGCGCCGGCGCCTCAGCAGGCCCCTGCGCGGCTCCTGGCCAATGGGCGGCGGGAGCGACACGGGGCTCGCAGTGCACTCTGGGGGATGTAGTTCCCCGCCCCTCCGCCCCCCCCCGGTCTCCCTCAGACTCGAGAGGCCACGGCCCGTGCCCGCCCGTGAGGCCGTCGCTGGGCCTTGCTGCGCTCATAGAGGCCCCGGTCCTCCGCTGCGTCTGGTTGCTTAGGGACTGGGCTGAGCACCGTGCTGCAGCCCCGCACCCACAACCCCTGCCCAGGCTCAGGCCTGCCTCTCCACGCTGGGGTTCTGGGGACAGAGCTTAGGGAGGGCCGTGGCCTCCCAGTCTCATTCTCTTGTGCTGCCCACTGGGGAAGGCCTCAGCACGGCCCCAGGAGTTGAGTGTTGCCGTGCCCCAAACTGGAGCAGTAATGCTTTGGGGTTTGTAGGGCCACAGAGATGGCTGGGGCCTGAAGTATCTCccatatgaagaaaggctgagagccctggggctgttcaccaggagaagagaaggctgaggggggatctcatcactatttgtaaatatctgaagtgcGGGAGACAAGTGGATGGGACCACactttttcagtggtgtgtagcaacagaacaaggggcaacaaggaaaaactgcaacacaggaagttccatgcaAATATGAGGAAGAACTTCGTTCCTATGAGAGTGCCAGAGCCTTGAACAAGCTGCTTAGAGATGgggagtctcctctggagacgttcaagaccgTCTGGACACCTTCCTGTGCAATGTActgcagggaactgctttagGGGACTGGGGGAGCTCcaaaggtcccttgcaacccctacgattctgtgattctatgactccatggTCTTCTTCTGATCTTCTCCAAAATAACGAAGTCGTTTTAGCCAACCAAACGAAAGAACACTCTTTCAATGAAATAAGAGTTTTAGTTGATAACAAAGTGTTCTATTGCAAATGTTTCCCTTGATCTAAGTGGTGTGGATGACTGAAACCAGAGTGGGACTCATTGAAACCACCTCTCAGCCAGGCAAACACCTTCATCTCTTATCAAGGTTCTGTAGTCATATGATGTGTGTTTGTACTGGTGCccagggcactgggcagcctttAGGGGGCCAGGAGGAGGTGTGGTACTATCGtcacagcccaggctgcaggacaggagaactcactgcctcactgctgcacACGCTGCCGGTGACCCTGCAGCACTTGGCATCCCTCAGGCAAGCAGGAAGAGCCTCCAAGGGGCTGAAGACACAGTGGGGCAGTCACCGGGTGACCAGCACTGTTCCTCATCCCACTGAGGGGCCACTGAGCCCACTGCTTGCCACGTCTGTCCTTCTGACGGAGCTGAACTTTTCAGCTTGGTCAGGAGAAGCCCAGGGACATCCATCAGGTGCGGTGcgccaggaggagcagagccagggcagagaggaggaggcaCAGGGCACGTGAGTGGTGGCGATTCGGACCTAATAGGGTTTCTTTGCGAGCAGggggagcagctgaagctggTTCCCCCATACAGGCTCATGTGGGTGGCTGACCATTTGTGGGCTGACATTGGTGCTTTTCTTGATTCTCTGCTGAGCTCCTATAAGCAATGCCTGATAAAAGCTGAGCTCAGGTCACAGcctccccttttcctggggagATTACGAAGACTTTGACTTCAGGTTTATTTCCATGTGAGCAGGGAGACCTCAAGGGCTCTGacctctgtgctttctgccaGCCTCTGTTCAGGGGCAGACATGCACATGCTGTCAGATTATCACAGTTGGAGCAGGGTCACCTCCAGGGCTGGATGGTGATGCCCTACCTGtctgggctgcagcaaagccTATGGGGCTCTACATCTTGGTGGTTACATCCCACCAATGCTGCGGGGAAGCCAATGCTGCATGAACCATATAGTTCTTAAATAGTACGGCCGTGTGTGGCCGTAAGGCTGGTGGGAGATGCAGGGATTTTGGCTTGTGTCTCTTCTGCGTGCTGGCCTGGAGTGTGGGATGCTGGTGAAACCACACTGAGTTTCAAGGGGATGAACTGTAGTCACAGCCATACACATTATGGCTCAAACTTCCAACCCTCATATCGGTCAAAATTAGCTTTGCAGGTTGTATTGCGTAGTTTCTCTCCCTGCCTTGCAGATAAAGATGCTCTTTACgatttcattctgcttttgtttgggTGCATCACTTAAGCTAATGCCAGTCCTTCTGAGGACATGCAGGTGTTGAGACAATGAGCCAAGGAGAACAGTAGAAATTCATACAGGTCAGGGTCAATGCTAGAACTTCTCAGCAAAGATCCCTCTTGGCTCTGTCTCCAGCCCTGCCAAGTCCTGGCATGCCGACAGGTCTCCCTTGGAGTGGGCTACAGGCTGACACAGCTGCCAGGCAAAGAAGGGTTTCAGACAAGGACCAATTTGGTGGTGGCTTCTGCCATTgcaggcagagccagcaggGCCTGACCACGTGCAATCTCATGTTGTCAGAACTCAAACCCACTGTGGATTAAAACAAGCATCTCACGCTCTCTGTGGAACCTAAAGATGAGCTCACAACTGTCTGCACTGCTGATGGGGCATGAAGGTGTTTGAGGCATCTTTTCACTTCCCAagtgctgagctctgttttTGCTCATCTGTGCTTGCCTTGCTCTTTGCATTAGGGCTCCTGGAAAGTGGTGGCATGGCTCGGAAGATGAGCATCGATGATCTGGAGGACCAGCTTCTCTGCCCCATCTGCTTGGAGGTCTTCAAGGAGCCCCTGATGCTGCAGTGTGGGCATTCCTACTGCAAGTCCTGTGTGCTGTCACTGTCTGGAGAGCTGGAAGAGCAGTTCCTGTGCCCTGTGTGCCGCAAATCCGTGGACTGCAGTGCTTCGCCACCCAACGTCACGCTGGCCCGTATCATTGAGGCACTGCAGAGCCGGGGCGAGACAGAGCCCACCCCAGAGTCCTGCCCAACGCACCACAATCCGCTCAGCCTCTTCTGTGAGGCTGACCGAGAGGTGATCTGTGGGCTGTGTGGCACCATTGGCAACCACCAGCAGCACAAGATCACCCCTATCTCTACTGCATACTGCCGGATGAAGGTTGGCAGGCAGGGGTGGCAAGGGCTCCCTGGGGCGAGGGTTAGGACATCTGTAGCAGTCCCAGCCCTGAGTGGCAGTACTAGCATTTCCTCTCCTTCAAGAAACAGGCTGGAAATGGTGCCAGTGTGGGCAGCACAGTCGCATAGCATAGGCAGATGTGGGGCAGGAATCCTGGGCTGGGGCCAGCCATTTCTCAGGCTAAGCATGTCCCTGGCTGAGGGTACATGTTTTCAGTGGCTGAGCCACAGTGGGGAGAGCTGAGGGTCAGGGAGCATCACAGAAGCCTTTCAAGATTGTTTACGAATACCATCAAAAGGAGTCTGGAGATAAGGGCTGAGGCAAGGTGCCAcaggagagcagggagagaggaaaacaggagCACCAGCCTGGCAGAGTAAACAGCCGGTGTCCCCTGCCCAGCATCACATGAAAGCCCAAGGAGTGGAAAAGCACAGGTCCACCGTTCCCCTCGTTCCTGACACCAAGGCGATAAGAGCAGGAGGCACCAGGAACGTGCCTGCCTGAGGCAGGCTCCAGGACCAGCACTGACACAACGTTGCAGACTTGgtcctggctgcagctgcccgCCTAGAGCATTGTTTTCATGGGGTGCCAGATGTGGAGCAGAGCTGCGGTGCTCCTGGCAAGAGTACTtggccagcagcacccagcttgGGGCCATGCTCTGAGAGCTCTCCTGCCTCTGGCAACCCCAAATCCTCTAGATCAGACCAAAGATCAGCAAGATGTGCAGAACCCCAGAGAGCTTAGAGGAAGCTTGGGAGAGCATGGCTTCTCAGGGCTCCTTGGGGGGCTGGCAGGCTTAGTGGCAGAGCCTGTGATCAAGGAGGATGCCACAAGGTTCCTCCTCAAGACAGCTGTTGTCTTTCTAGGAGGAGCTGTCTATGCTGCTAACTGATGTCCACCGGTGCAAGAGGAACCTGGATGAACAGTTCAGCAAGCtcatcaacaacaaaatccGTATCGCGGTGAGTTCCCCGTGCCAAGGGAGCCTGCTTCCCAGAGCTCTTCCCACACAACCATTGGAGCAATTTCTGCTTGTGGGTCTCCTCAGCTCATCTCCTCCAttcctctccctcttttctcccttccctaGGACAGTAGGCAGGACTGTTCCCCGAGATTCCTGTTCTTCAGGACTACTGGGGATTAAAATAGCCCTGTTTTCAGGATGGGTGATGTAGCCCTCTCTAGTGGCAAAGCCAGAGGGGTTTTCCAAAGGGGTGACGTAACCTCACTGAGTGCCCTGGCAGGAGCTTGTTTGACCACATGTCCTTGGAGATGATAACACATGAAAAACACCTCGCTCAGAGCAGGCTTCCCAGTCAGAATGCTAAGAGTTTCACAATGAATTTACAATTCATTTGGTTGTGTGTCCATTTTCCATGCAGTAGACATCTCAATGGGACCTCTCAGCATCCCTTTTTGAGGCTTGAGCTTCTGAACTGGGCTCCTTAGAAGCCAAATGAAACTGGAGCTGCACTTCCCCCAACTTAGTGCAGGACACAGGTTGTTCCCTGGTAGCAGAGGAATCCAAAAGCTCTTCCAAGGCTCTGGATGAAGGTAGTTGGGACATCAAGACAAAATCTGGGTGGAGAGAGGTGTATGGCAGGGGTGGCATGGTGCTGAGGACAGCAGGGTGAAATGACATCCTGCCTCTCCGAAGAGCTTCTGTTTATTTGGAAGACAAATGGAGGGCAGCATGGTGGGGCATGTAGAATTTGCTGATGGCATCTCTGAAACTATAAAGCAGGTGAAGGCAATGTAGCAAGGcagtcctgcagagctgcttcctgtCTCCCTGCAGAATGAGGCAGATGTCTTCAAGTGGGTGATCCGGAAGGAGTTTGAGGAGCTGCACAGGTACATCGATGAGGAGAAGGCCACCTTCCTGGAGAGCGTGGAGGGGAAGGCAGCCCAGCTCATCACCTCCATTGAGTCCCAGGTCAAGCAGACATCAGACACCCTGCAGAGGCTGAAGGAGATGCAGAGCATTCTGGAGACACTCAGCAATGAAAGCCAACTTGATTTCATCCGTGTGAGTGTGCTCACCAGTGACTGCCTCAAGAAGGTGGCAAGGGTCAGCCAGGCTCTCCCACCATCAGCCCACTGCTCATAGCCCCAGGCCCTTCCCTGGGCAATGAGAACCCTCACCAAACTTGGCTAGCACACCAAGAGGTGTGAGATGTAGGTGTCTTCTGTCCAGCCTGGGCTTCCCCAGATGGCAGAGAGCTGTCCATCAGCATACATTTCCCAGGAGAGGAGAGTCCTGGCCTCTCTGGCCCAGGACATGGATGTGTGGAGCTGTGACcatgcagaagagctgctgttgTGTCAGTCTACCACCACTGACTAACTTTTTCTCTTGCGTTTTCCAGAAATACAGCTCCTACCAGTTCAGGTGAGTGGTGGGACCCAGCAACATGCAGCACCAATGGGAATGGCAGCACCTAGGCCACTGAGCACCACAGCATTGCTGGGGCAGCCTGGTGTGGACACACTGCCCTGCTCACTTCTGTGGGCATTGCTGTTGTGATGGAGAGCCACACCCAGAGCCATGCAGGCAGCTCCAGAAGAgagcaaaagcagctgcagagaccAGTGGCTCCATCATACACAGCTGAAGGTGAGAAAGGAACACCCTCTGTTCCAATCAACCTTTGTCATGGCTGCCCTTGTCTTTTCAGGTCAGAGCTTCCTAGCCTACATCCAGGTGATGCCATCTTCAGTCCTGTATCCTTCAAGCCTTGTTTCCACCAAGATGACATCAAGATGACTGTATGGAAGCGGCTGCACCGCCACGTCCTGCCAGGTAACAGCTTCCCCAGCTGGCATTGCACCAGCTGCTCTGGCTCAGCAGCATGTGCTGCcaggacaggctgcccaggcagagTCACACTGTCCTGGCCTCCGCCTTGCTCTGCTCACCTCTACCAGAGCTCCAGGAGCAGTGGCTGGTCCAGCATCTCATGCTGGTAGCACCCGCTTTGGTGTCTGAGCGGTCTGTTTGGGTTCAGCAGCACGCCCAGCAGCGTGCCTGGAGTCTGGCTGCTTTCCTTTTAGCTCCAGAGATGCTGAAACTGGACCCGGTGACGGCACATCCCATGCTGGAACTCTTCAAGGGTGACACGGTGGTGCAGTGCGGGCTGTACCAGCGCCGGGACAGCAACCCCAAGCGTTTTGACTCCAGCAACTGCATCCTCACCTGCAAGGGCTTCTCCTGCGGCCAGCACTACTGGGAGGTGATTGTGGGCACCAGGAACCATTGGCGCGTGGGCATCATCAAGGGCACGGTCAGCCGCAAAGGGAAGCTCAGCAAGTCTCCCGAGAACGGTGTGTGGCTCATCGGCCTCAAGGAAGGGAAAGTCTATGAGGCCTTCAGCACCCCGCGGGCCACGCTGCCACTGACCGCCCGGCCGCAGCGCATCGGGATCTACCTGCACTACGAGAGGGGCGAGCTGACTTTTTACAACGCCGATAATCCCGACGAGCTCAGCCCCATCTACACCTTCCAAGCAGAGTTCCAGGGCCAGCTCTACCCCATCGTGGACCTGTGCTGGCCGGAGCGAGGGCCCTTCTCCCCTCCCATCATTCTGCCCGCGCCCGCTGCCGGCCGGCACCCCCAGGGGCCCCCCGCGGCGGAGGAGCCCACCAAGCTGTAAGGCGCAGCACCGCGGCCGTCCTCATCCCCGAAGCGCAGAGAGCCCGGCCCTCCCGGCACAGCTCCCAGCGCAGGGCCCCGCGCCGCCGTCCCCGCGTCCTGAATAAAGCTGGCGTTGCGCTGCCCACGCCGCGCTGCTGCGAATGAGCGCGGGGAGGGGGCCGGGACCACGGCGAGGGGCGGGGCCACACGGCGAGGGGCGGGGCCACTCTGCGGGCGTGCTCAGAAGGAAGGCGGGCCGGGGTCACGGGGAGGGCGTGGCGCGCGATGGAAGCGGCGTCATTTCCGGCGCACGCGGTGGGGACGCGGCCGCCACCATGGCGCTGTACAGCGCGGCCGCCGCCGTGCTGAGCGGGCTGGAGCGCGGCGAGGGCGGCCTCAAGAGCCTGGTGTACGGCAGCGACTTTCCGgtgcgcggcggggccggggccgagGGGAGGTGGCCGGGTTGGGGCTGGGAGCGGCGGCGCTGAACGCCCGGTGCCGCCGCCCCGCAGCACGCCCGACAGCTGTACGCGCTGGTGGCCGAGACGCTGCGCTACGGCCCGGTGCTGGAGGCTCTGCTGGACGGGGCCGCGCTGCTGCGCGCCGAGAAGAAACTGCCGCCGCCACTGGCCAAGGTGAGGGCCGGGCCGTGGTGGgccccggggccgggccgcggggccgcggccCACCCCGGGCCGCGGGTGCTCACCGCCTGCCGTAGGTGCTGGTGTACGACCTGCTCTTCGGCAAGGGCATCAAGTGCGGCGGCCGCTGGAAGGCGCTGGCCCGGCGGCACCGCGCGCGGCTGGAGGCCGAGCTGGCCCGGCTGAAGGTGCGGCGTGGGGTGAGCCGCAACGAGGACCTCCTGGAGCCGGCGCCGGGAGCCGGGCCGGAAGGTGAGCGGGTGCGGGCCGGGCGCTGCCCGCCGCGGCGGGGCTGGGCTGATCCCgcgccctgcagctcctcaggtGCCGCGCTACGTCCGGGTGAACGTGCTGAAGACGTGCGTGGACGATGTGGTGGAGTTCTTCAAGCGCCAAGGCTACTCCTTCCTGGGCAAGGCGGGCAGGTGGGCAGGGCCTGGTGCCGCGTGGGTGGGCGGGCTGTGAGCCCCTGCGGGGTGCAGGGGGGTGAGTGGGGGAGAGAtggtgctgggggctgaggtGTCACGCGTGctcctgccttctgcttctGCGTGCTGCCTGATGCTGGGGTGGGGCAGAGGTGTGGGTTGGAGGGGATTCTGCACCTGAGCTGTGGAGGGCTCTGGTGCCGAACGTGATAAGGCTGGGCTGGGTTCATCGTCTACCCGTGTGGGCAGTGTGGAAGAGCTGAGGAccctttctgggaagaaattcttgttGGATCTTCACCTCCCGGAGCTGCTAGTTTTCCCTCCGCAGACAGACTTCCACGACAACCGGCTCTATACGTCGGGACACATCATCCTTCAGGACAAGGTTGGGAGCAGGGGGGAAAGCCACTGGGAGGAGTGGGGGCTCCGCCTTTTCCTACATGCGAACTGTGCTTggggctgctttgctgcagcatttACTTGTAGCTTAAGCAGAGACTGTGAGCACAGGCTGAGGTTTCCcctcagctttgctttcctaGCCTCTGGGTAGGGGGTGAACGACTCTGGCACGCACTGTAGGAACTCCCCACAGGGGGCTGGGCTGTGGTCATGCGATGTTGCTCCTACCATATGGGAAGAGGCCTCCAGCCCCGGAGGTGGGCGTGGgtggtgggcagcagcagaggtgggTGCTGTGCAGGCATGCAACTCCATAGCATCTGCTGTGTTCCAAGGAGGATGCAGGGGCGGCTGCTGTGGAAGCTGCTGGTAGCCCACACCTTTCTTGATGCCCTGTCCTGCAGGCCAGCTGCCTGCCAGCCTTCCTCCTCAGCCCTGCCGCTGGCTCCCATGTGATTGACGCCTGTGCTGCCCCTGGGAACAAGACGAGCCACCTGGCTGCCATCCTGAAGAACAAGGGGTGAGTGCGGGGCTGCCTTGTGGCAGGGCCAGAACAGACTGGAGGCAGCCCAATTCTGAGGAGAAGGTTGCAGGGCTGAGGTGGGAAGAGCTGCAGATGCATGTTGGGGCTACAGATCTGTCTGAGGAGCTTGCACGGCGCAGCCTTTGGGCTGGGCAGGGTGCTGACACCCCTTGGGTGCTGGGCTCTTCAGGCATATCTTTGCCTTTGATGTGGACACCAAGCGCCTGGCTACCATGAACACTATGCTGATGCGGGCTGGGGTCACCAGCTTCAAACTGACCCAGCAGGACTTCCTGACAGTTGATCCGCATGATCCCAAGTACAGCAAAGTGAAGTATATCCTCCTGGACCCATCGTGCAGTGGCTCAGGTAACATAAGGGCTTCAGCCACCCTGTCTGCTAGAGGCTTCAGCTGGGTTTTCCATGGGCAATGGCTGCTGTcccttcagggatggtgacccgGCTGCCACTGGAGGAGGCTGCTCCGAGCGCGGAG includes the following:
- the TRIM50 gene encoding E3 ubiquitin-protein ligase TRIM50 isoform X1; translation: MKVFEASFHFPSAELCFCSSVLALLFALGLLESGGMARKMSIDDLEDQLLCPICLEVFKEPLMLQCGHSYCKSCVLSLSGELEEQFLCPVCRKSVDCSASPPNVTLARIIEALQSRGETEPTPESCPTHHNPLSLFCEADREVICGLCGTIGNHQQHKITPISTAYCRMKEELSMLLTDVHRCKRNLDEQFSKLINNKIRIANEADVFKWVIRKEFEELHRYIDEEKATFLESVEGKAAQLITSIESQVKQTSDTLQRLKEMQSILETLSNESQLDFIRKYSSYQFRSELPSLHPGDAIFSPVSFKPCFHQDDIKMTVWKRLHRHVLPAPEMLKLDPVTAHPMLELFKGDTVVQCGLYQRRDSNPKRFDSSNCILTCKGFSCGQHYWEVIVGTRNHWRVGIIKGTVSRKGKLSKSPENGVWLIGLKEGKVYEAFSTPRATLPLTARPQRIGIYLHYERGELTFYNADNPDELSPIYTFQAEFQGQLYPIVDLCWPERGPFSPPIILPAPAAGRHPQGPPAAEEPTKL
- the TRIM50 gene encoding E3 ubiquitin-protein ligase TRIM50 isoform X3; the protein is MKVFEASFHFPSAELCFCSSVLALLFALGLLESGGMARKMSIDDLEDQLLCPICLEVFKEPLMLQCGHSYCKSCVLSLSGELEEQFLCPVCRKSVDCSASPPNVTLARIIEALQSRGETEPTPESCPTHHNPLSLFCEADREVICGLCGTIGNHQQHKITPISTAYCRMKEELSMLLTDVHRCKRNLDEQFSKLINNKIRIANEADVFKWVIRKEFEELHRYIDEEKATFLESVEGKAAQLITSIESQVKQTSDTLQRLKEMQSILETLSNESQLDFIRVSVLTSDCLKKVARVSDAIFSPVSFKPCFHQDDIKMTVWKRLHRHVLPAPEMLKLDPVTAHPMLELFKGDTVVQCGLYQRRDSNPKRFDSSNCILTCKGFSCGQHYWEVIVGTRNHWRVGIIKGTVSRKGKLSKSPENGVWLIGLKEGKVYEAFSTPRATLPLTARPQRIGIYLHYERGELTFYNADNPDELSPIYTFQAEFQGQLYPIVDLCWPERGPFSPPIILPAPAAGRHPQGPPAAEEPTKL
- the TRIM50 gene encoding E3 ubiquitin-protein ligase TRIM50 isoform X2, producing MARKMSIDDLEDQLLCPICLEVFKEPLMLQCGHSYCKSCVLSLSGELEEQFLCPVCRKSVDCSASPPNVTLARIIEALQSRGETEPTPESCPTHHNPLSLFCEADREVICGLCGTIGNHQQHKITPISTAYCRMKEELSMLLTDVHRCKRNLDEQFSKLINNKIRIANEADVFKWVIRKEFEELHRYIDEEKATFLESVEGKAAQLITSIESQVKQTSDTLQRLKEMQSILETLSNESQLDFIRKYSSYQFRSELPSLHPGDAIFSPVSFKPCFHQDDIKMTVWKRLHRHVLPAPEMLKLDPVTAHPMLELFKGDTVVQCGLYQRRDSNPKRFDSSNCILTCKGFSCGQHYWEVIVGTRNHWRVGIIKGTVSRKGKLSKSPENGVWLIGLKEGKVYEAFSTPRATLPLTARPQRIGIYLHYERGELTFYNADNPDELSPIYTFQAEFQGQLYPIVDLCWPERGPFSPPIILPAPAAGRHPQGPPAAEEPTKL
- the NSUN5 gene encoding probable 28S rRNA (cytosine-C(5))-methyltransferase isoform X1, yielding MALYSAAAAVLSGLERGEGGLKSLVYGSDFPHARQLYALVAETLRYGPVLEALLDGAALLRAEKKLPPPLAKVLVYDLLFGKGIKCGGRWKALARRHRARLEAELARLKVRRGVSRNEDLLEPAPGAGPEAPQVPRYVRVNVLKTCVDDVVEFFKRQGYSFLGKAGSVEELRTLSGKKFLLDLHLPELLVFPPQTDFHDNRLYTSGHIILQDKASCLPAFLLSPAAGSHVIDACAAPGNKTSHLAAILKNKGHIFAFDVDTKRLATMNTMLMRAGVTSFKLTQQDFLTVDPHDPKYSKVKYILLDPSCSGSGMVTRLPLEEAAPSAERLQALAGFQRKVLSHALRFPAVQCLAYSTCSVHREENEDVVHAVLQEQGSAFRLVNAFPSWPCRGLATFPGAECCLRASPVDTLTQGFFVAVLERCGEEAAVPSSLPAATDESLQHEEGVEPGAAPPRKRKRKKQRVKV
- the NSUN5 gene encoding probable 28S rRNA (cytosine-C(5))-methyltransferase isoform X2; translated protein: MALYSAAAAVLSGLERGEGGLKSLVYGSDFPHARQLYALVAETLRYGPVLEALLDGAALLRAEKKLPPPLAKGIKCGGRWKALARRHRARLEAELARLKVRRGVSRNEDLLEPAPGAGPEAPQVPRYVRVNVLKTCVDDVVEFFKRQGYSFLGKAGSVEELRTLSGKKFLLDLHLPELLVFPPQTDFHDNRLYTSGHIILQDKASCLPAFLLSPAAGSHVIDACAAPGNKTSHLAAILKNKGHIFAFDVDTKRLATMNTMLMRAGVTSFKLTQQDFLTVDPHDPKYSKVKYILLDPSCSGSGMVTRLPLEEAAPSAERLQALAGFQRKVLSHALRFPAVQCLAYSTCSVHREENEDVVHAVLQEQGSAFRLVNAFPSWPCRGLATFPGAECCLRASPVDTLTQGFFVAVLERCGEEAAVPSSLPAATDESLQHEEGVEPGAAPPRKRKRKKQRVKV